Proteins encoded by one window of Anomalospiza imberbis isolate Cuckoo-Finch-1a 21T00152 chromosome 20, ASM3175350v1, whole genome shotgun sequence:
- the SCARF1 gene encoding scavenger receptor class F member 1: MESARPILCLQLWLWVQSSAQELDPEGRNVCRLPAGPACCPGWRQDGRACTVAVCEGEDACREGEVCLKPGLCRCKPGFFGADCSSRCPEQYWGHDCKRSCPCHPNGRCDPVSGHCTCDPNHWGGLCQFPCQCGPHGRCDPLTGACHCEPGWWAPNCRKQCQCNPSTSHCDPLTGLCRCLPGWWGRRCSFKCSCNVSPCAQETGKCECLAGYWGPACQRRCDCGHGSCSAVTGHCTCEPGYQGRSCRDPCPAGKYGSQCVHSCGSCKRSQPCSPVDGFCLACQPGWNGTLCKDPCAPGFHGDGCLQPCPRCQHGEPCDPQTGSCLRCDPGWTGPSCNNSCPVGTFGDGCQFLCPECVSGSCDPVTGVCICQAGYWGDSCNDTCPEGYFGVNCSSPCQCSRGTCDPVRGDCVLSLKDHGALAAAILVPLLLLLLCVACCCCGAGSADARDRAAVPDDDVVARMKHHVQGVLANLSALMPCFNLGTSKLPKVTVSHHDMEIPYNPSFIEPPSSAWVSDSSFSSFDTDNEGPEYSVPPREGIPLLGGAELQDGASPPGQALPDPSAFDSEDVSQPFAIPRTSSIAKAKRPSVSFAEGTKFGAAETPSPSRKPKAPWGPSRLTPPPGDAAAEPPSERPASDCYENPEPLSKGDESHRPSPRATPGGRRRVVSSTRHVAQRVEALEAAAKSGSWEAKGKEPNVTTIYMMVGTAGQDPRAEGTGEGPVQAVLKRLGSLQRGKWAAKEEPKVRRSMEAIQKPPRRALAQRRDSENSCKQRESVPGAPAESAPGKQQHPAAKRLSLLLASLSSKNTGAQDGASETVGATEKGKSPELVGSLERKGHAAAEEEPKYENVAGSGADSPSSPGKELPATPPAT; the protein is encoded by the exons ATGGAGAGCGCACGGCCCATCCTCTgcctccagctgtggctgtgggtGCAGAGCTCTGCCCAGGAGCTCGACCCTGAGGGCAGGAACGtctgcag GCTCCCGGCCGGCCCGGCGTGCTGTCCCGGCTGGAGGCAGGACGGGAGGGCGTGCACGGTCG CCGTGTGCGAGGGGGAGGACGCCTGCAGAGAGGGCGAGGTGTGCCTGAAACCCGGGCTGTGCCGCTGCAAACCCGGCTTCTTCGGAGCAGACTGCAGCTCCC GCTGCCCCGAGCAGTACTGGGGCCACGACTGCAAGCGGAGCTGCCCGTGCCACCCCAACGGGCGCTGCGACCCCGTGAGCGGCCACTGCACCTGCGACCCCAACCACTGGGGAGGGCTCTGCCAGTTCCCCTGCCAGTGCGGCCCCCACGGCCGCTGCGACCCCCTGACCGGCGCCTGCCACTGCGAGCCGGGCTGGTGGGCACCCAACTGCAGGAAGCAATGCCAGTGCAACCCCTCCACGTCCCACTGCGACCCCCTGACCGGGCTGTGCCGCTGCCTGCCGGGCTGGTGGGGCAGGAGGTGCAGCTTCAAGTGCTCCTGCAACGTCTCGCCCTGCGCGCAGGAGACGGGCAAGTGCGAGTGCCTGGCTGGCTATTGGGGACCGGCGTGCCAGCGGCGCTGTGACTGCGGGCACGGCTCCTGCAGTGCTGTCACCGGCCACTGCACCTGCGAGCCCGGCTaccagggcaggagctgccgggACCCCTGTCCGGCAGGGAAATACGGGTCTCAGTGCGTGCACAG ctgtgggagctgcaagcgcagccagccctgctcacccGTGGATGGTTTCTGCCTAGCCTGCCAGCCCGGCTGGAACGGGACCCTCTGCAAGGATCCCTGTGCTCCTGGATTCCATGGGGACGGCTGCCTCCAGCCGTGTCCCCGCTGCCAGCACGGGGAGCCCTGCGACCCCCAGACTGGGTCCTGCCTGCGCTGTGATCCCGGCTGGACGGGACCCAG CTGCAACAACTCCTGCCCCGTGGGCACCTTTGGTGATGGCTGCCAGTTCCTCTGCCCCGAGTGTGTTTCGGGGAGCTGTGATCCCGTGACAGGAGTTTGCATCTGCCAGGCAGGCTACTGGGGAGACAG ctgcAACGACACTTGTCCCGAGGGGTATTTTGGAGTGAATTGTTCCTCACCCTGCCAGTGCTCCCGGGGGACCTGCGACCCCGTGCGCGGTGACTGTGTGCTGA GTTTGAAGGACCATGGAGCCCTTGCAGCTGCCATCCTtgtccctctcctgctgctgctgctctgtgtcgcctgctgctgctgtggtgccGGCTCAGCAGATGCCAGAGACAg ggcgGCTGTGCCGGACGATGATGTGGTGGCCAGGATGAAGCACCACGTGCAGGGGGTGTTGGCCAACCTCAGTGCTCTCATGCCCTGCTTTAACCTGGGGACCTCGAAACTTCCCAAAGTCACAG TTTCCCATCACGACATGGAAATCCCCTACAACCCCAGCTTCATCGAGCCACCATCGTCTGCGTGGGTTTCAgacagctccttctcctccttcgACACCGACAACGAGGGACCCGAGTACTCCGTCCCTCCCAGAGAAG GCATCCCGCTGCTGGGCggggctgagctgcaggatgGGGCATCCCCCCCTGGCCAGGCGCTCCCGGACCCGTCCGCCTTCGACTCCGAGGATGTCTCGCAGCCCTTTGCCATCCCCCGCACCTCCAGCATCGCCAAGGCCAAGCGACCCTCTGTGTCCTTCGCCGAGGGGACAAAATTCGGGGCGGCCGagacccccagccccagccggAAGCCCAAGGCCCCGTGGGGCCCATCCAGGCTGACCCCACCGCCGGGGGATGCGGCGGCCGAGCCCCCCAGCGAGCGCCCCGCCAGCGATTGCTACGAGAACCCCGAGCCCCTCAGCAAGGGGGACGAAAGCCACCGGCCATCGCCACGGGCCACCCCGGGGGGACGCCGCAGGGTGGTGTCCAGCACCAGGCATGTGGCCCAGAGAGTGGAGGCGCTGGAAGCAGCTGCGAAATCCGGCAGCTGGGAGGCGAAGGGGAAGGAACCCAATGTCACCACCATCTACATGATGGTGGGAACGGCCGGGCAGGACCCCAGGGCAGAGGGGACGGGCGAGGGACCggtccaggctgtgctgaagcGTCTGGGCAGCTTGCAGAGGGGCAAGTGGGCTGCGAAGGAGGAGCCCAAGGTGAGGAGGAGCATGGAGGCCATCCAGAAACCTCCTCGCCGGGCCCTGGCGCAGCGCAGGGACTCGGAGAACAGCTGCAAGCAGAGGGAGAGTGTGCCGGGGGCTCCTGCCGAGTCAGCCCCTGGCAAGCAACAGCATCCCGCTGCGAAGAGACTGTCCCTCCTCCTTGCATCTCTCTCGTCAAAAAACACCGGTGCCCAGGACGGGGCCAGCGAAACCGTAGGTGCCACAGAGAAGGGCAAAAGCCCGGAGTTAGTTGGCAGCCTCGAAAGGAAGGGACACGCTGCCGCGGAGGAAGAGCCGAAATACGAGAACGTGGCCGGCAGCGGTGCTGATTCGCCCTCCAGCCCCGGCAAAGAGCTGCCGGCCACCCCTCCGGCCACCTGA
- the RILP gene encoding rab-interacting lysosomal protein isoform X2: protein MAEPLWRTPPARLAPPHVYRMAGALGAELRRLSARFGPDAVAGLVPPVVRLLELLEALVAPPGAEGEAAAAPLGPQEAEDPEQRLWEAERRERALHGRLACLEEQNRQLLGQLAESQSQEDSAARKEREVMLRLKEVVDRQRDELRAQAHEIVCKSRDTEALQEQLHRFMAMNEELRHKVAVVQAQLKSALEQKSDLEAAMLQSQREVSRRNRTALESRRPEAGVEGAPSPSEEPQHQDGDRSPAHCCFSKEELQQILQERNELKTNLFLVQEELAYYQRELLNEERIPSFFLDAMKSNIKKQRKKIRAKMLGTTEESTSSFGLWYQGSSKDPPASSCSGTWEIIDSLDTQLEPEGESEAGSSCPDRATAPL, encoded by the exons ATGGCGGAGCCGCTGTGGCGAACGCCGCCGGCCCGGCTGGCCCCGCCGCACGTCTATCGCATGGCGGGCGCGCTGGGCGCCGAGCTGCGCCGCCTCTCCGCCCGCTTCGGGCCCGACGCCGTGGCCGGGCTGGTGCCGCCCGTGGTgcggctgctggagctgctcgaGGCGCTGGTGGCCCCGCCGGGCGCCgagggggaggcggcggcggcgccgctcgggCCGCAGGAGGCGGAG gaCCCGGAGCAGAGGCTGTGGGAGGCCGAGCGCCGGGAGCGAGCCCTGCACGGCCGCCTGGcctgcctggaggagcagaacCGCCAGCTCCTGGGGCAGCTTGCGGAGAGCCAGTCCCAGGAAG ACAGCGCAGCACGGAAGGAGCGGGAGGTGATGCTGCGGCTGAAGGAGGTGGTGGACAGGCAGAGGGATGAGCTCCGTGCCCAGGCCCACGAGATCGTCTGCAAGAGCCGGGACACGGAGGCG ctgcaggaacagctcCATCGCTTCATGGCCATGAACGAGGAGCTGCGGCACAAGGTGGCCGTGGTGCAGGCACAGCTCAAGAGTGCTCTGGAGCAGAAATCAGACCTGGAGGCTGCGATGCTGCAGAGCCAGAGGGAAGTGAGCAGGAGGAACAGGACAGCCCTGGAGAGCCGGCGGCCAGAGGCTGGTGTG GAGGGAGCCCCGTCACCCTCAGAGGAGCCGCAGCaccaggatggggacaggagccctgctcactgctgcttctccaaggaagagctgcagcagatcctgcaggagaGGAATGAGCTCAAGACCAACCTGTTCttggtgcaggaggagctggcctATTACCAGAG GGAGCTGCTGAACGAGGAGAGAATTCCCAGCTTCTTCCTAGATGCAATGAAGTCAAATAtcaaaaagcagaggaaaaaaatcagagccAAGATGCTGGGAACGACGGAGGAGTCGACGAGCAG TTTTGGGCTGTGGTATCAGGGCAGCAGCAAAGACCCCCCCGCATCCAGCTGCTCCGGAACCTGGGAAATCATTGACTCGCTGGACACGCAGCTGGAGCCAGAGGGAGAGAGCGAGGCAGGGTCCAGCTGCCCTGACAGAGCCACAGCACCACTCTGA
- the RILP gene encoding rab-interacting lysosomal protein isoform X1, producing the protein MAEPLWRTPPARLAPPHVYRMAGALGAELRRLSARFGPDAVAGLVPPVVRLLELLEALVAPPGAEGEAAAAPLGPQEAEDPEQRLWEAERRERALHGRLACLEEQNRQLLGQLAESQSQEDSAARKEREVMLRLKEVVDRQRDELRAQAHEIVCKSRDTEALQEQLHRFMAMNEELRHKVAVVQAQLKSALEQKSDLEAAMLQSQREVSRRNRTALESRRPEAGVEGAPSPSEEPQHQDGDRSPAHCCFSKEELQQILQERNELKTNLFLVQEELAYYQRELLNEERIPSFFLDAMKSNIKKQRKKIRAKMLGTTEESTSSDEEEGSWLPGHGTACVDAQPPDSKIRSFFGLWYQGSSKDPPASSCSGTWEIIDSLDTQLEPEGESEAGSSCPDRATAPL; encoded by the exons ATGGCGGAGCCGCTGTGGCGAACGCCGCCGGCCCGGCTGGCCCCGCCGCACGTCTATCGCATGGCGGGCGCGCTGGGCGCCGAGCTGCGCCGCCTCTCCGCCCGCTTCGGGCCCGACGCCGTGGCCGGGCTGGTGCCGCCCGTGGTgcggctgctggagctgctcgaGGCGCTGGTGGCCCCGCCGGGCGCCgagggggaggcggcggcggcgccgctcgggCCGCAGGAGGCGGAG gaCCCGGAGCAGAGGCTGTGGGAGGCCGAGCGCCGGGAGCGAGCCCTGCACGGCCGCCTGGcctgcctggaggagcagaacCGCCAGCTCCTGGGGCAGCTTGCGGAGAGCCAGTCCCAGGAAG ACAGCGCAGCACGGAAGGAGCGGGAGGTGATGCTGCGGCTGAAGGAGGTGGTGGACAGGCAGAGGGATGAGCTCCGTGCCCAGGCCCACGAGATCGTCTGCAAGAGCCGGGACACGGAGGCG ctgcaggaacagctcCATCGCTTCATGGCCATGAACGAGGAGCTGCGGCACAAGGTGGCCGTGGTGCAGGCACAGCTCAAGAGTGCTCTGGAGCAGAAATCAGACCTGGAGGCTGCGATGCTGCAGAGCCAGAGGGAAGTGAGCAGGAGGAACAGGACAGCCCTGGAGAGCCGGCGGCCAGAGGCTGGTGTG GAGGGAGCCCCGTCACCCTCAGAGGAGCCGCAGCaccaggatggggacaggagccctgctcactgctgcttctccaaggaagagctgcagcagatcctgcaggagaGGAATGAGCTCAAGACCAACCTGTTCttggtgcaggaggagctggcctATTACCAGAG GGAGCTGCTGAACGAGGAGAGAATTCCCAGCTTCTTCCTAGATGCAATGAAGTCAAATAtcaaaaagcagaggaaaaaaatcagagccAAGATGCTGGGAACGACGGAGGAGTCGACGAGCAG TGACGAAGAGGAGGGCTCCTGGCTCCCAGGTCATGGCACAGCCTGTGTGGATGCTCAGCCTCCAGACTCGAAAATCAGGAGCTT TTTTGGGCTGTGGTATCAGGGCAGCAGCAAAGACCCCCCCGCATCCAGCTGCTCCGGAACCTGGGAAATCATTGACTCGCTGGACACGCAGCTGGAGCCAGAGGGAGAGAGCGAGGCAGGGTCCAGCTGCCCTGACAGAGCCACAGCACCACTCTGA